gggggaggagatgtAGAGCCAAGGAGGCACCGGCAAACGGTGGACCGGGGAAATATCCTCTGCCTTGTGGTACACGAACTGCCATCGGCAGGCCGTGCTGGATCCGCGACTTGCGGGGGATGGGTGGCTGGATGCAAATGGTTCCAGCAGTGGTCTTTGGCAGGCAGTGGGAGCTACAGAGACACGACGCACAGAtggcggaagcggcggccaCAACCGCGGCACCGAGTGACAAGACAGATGCAGGAGTGGCAGTCCAGCAGCCCTCAAAGAGGCTCATGCGGACATGACCTGGAGAGCGCACGGACATTTTCGATGGACAGCGCAGACGATTGGCAACCTGGAGCAAGCTCAACACGCAACCCGAGGGGGGAGTGTGACGGACCTGGAAGGTCGCCTCGTCGCGCATTTCCAGACCCTCGGCAAGAGCCAGGTTAGCGGTTGACGACCGTGCCTGCGGGCCCGTGGAACCCAAGCTGACAGCCCTCACTCACATATTCGCCGAAACGGGAGAGCGCAACCGCAAGGAGATGCCTGAACGACAGGCGTCCTTTTCCGGAGACCGGAAGCGGCGAGAAGCCGAGTGATCGGGGCTACACAAATGGCGGAGCCATTGCGGTCGGCTTTCAGAGTGCTGAGGCAGAAGCCTGTTGGCGGGGCGACTGCGGCTTCTCCTGTGGCCCCGCAGCCTCGACACTGCGCTGCAGAACGCAGGATAGTTGCCCCACATGTGGCCCCCAGCGACTCCATGGCAGAACGTGACGACGGATTTtcgggagagagggagacgcgTAGTTCGACATGCTTGCTCTTCCAGGTACAACCGCCGCGCAACACCTCCACGCTTGATTTCGATTCCGGGACGAGACCAGCTCGTGCTACGAGATGCGGGTGCTACGAATGGGGCTGCGCGTCAATCCCGAGATCATGCagacacacgtacacacactcGTGGTCACCCTTGGAGGCGGTCCCCGCCTACGCGTGGGTGTAGAGGCGGCCTCTTCACAGACAACCGTAGTCGCACAACTCGGCAACCTGCACAtcgcggggagggggagagacagcgGTGCGACTGTCGGCCACGCTGACGACAGAGGAGATGGGTGTGCTGGCAAGCGTACTTCTTTGTGGGGATGCACTCTGGCCGCTGCACACGGCCTGTGCCTTCGAGTCCAAAAGGCCCTCAGGGGGCACCCTCGAGCGACGAATTCGACGAGGCTCCACCAAGTCTCTGGGGTACAGGAAGAGGTGTTCTTCGGGAAAGCTGTggctcgctgcgcacgctcTGGCGATTCCAGCTGATCGGGTGTCGGTGGCTTTTGAGAGCGGTCCGGGGGGCCGAGGGGTCACGGCAACGCTTGAACCGAGGTCGCATCACACTCGAGCATAACGTACAGCTGCAGTCCATCGGGGTTGCACCAACTGGAGGAAGAAAgtcgtttttttgttttctgtgcGCGATCGCCAGCTGCCCGCGCCCGGTTGCGGTTACGCAGCCGACGAGGCAGACGTTGAACGCTCACACCGATTCGTCCTCCGTTGGATGGGGTGATTAGTCCATCCAGCGGAGTAGAAGCTGGACAGCAGTGGTTGGTGGTGGATGGCAGACGGGACGGAAGCGCGTGCAGCTACCCAAGCGTTTGGTTCTATGTGAGTCGCCGTCCCTCTCGGATCCTGCGGACACCCTTTCCTGGGCAACACGTCCGCGCTTCTCGGGTCGCGTAAGGGATACGAAAGTAACTTCGCCATGAACCATGAGCGGCACCATCGCTCTGAAGGCGATAGCCTCATTCAGAGTGTGAGCTACCaacacgcccccctcccccctcgcgATGCAGCCTAGCAGATGCCCCGACTCGGACGTTGTGGCAGACGTACGAGTTGTTTTTTGAACGCATCGTTGCCCATCCTTTTCTTCGCCGGTACGCCACCTGTGATATGGAAGAACAgagctctctctcccacacacacacacacaccaaacAGCAAGAGACAAGAAAGTCTCTGTACATCATCACAGCATCGGCGGTGGGGCACGGAGTAGCCCAGAACGATTTCCCTTTCATCTCTCACCATTCTTTGACGAGGCGCGAGTGAGACCACTAGAACTCAGGTCCAAGTATCGGAGGACGGGAAAGAAAATGCGTGCGCTACATGAGAGGCTCGCAGATGCCCACCCTGTCATCGTTTTGTGCGACTGTCTGGCTATTTTGAACGGACTGCTCGACCCACCTTCTTCAATTGTTCCACACTGCGTGACGAGCAGGTCATGCATCTCTCGTTTACTTCGCGCTTGGATCGCATCTCTCAGATCTGActtcccaccccctctctctctctgtaccACCTGCACGGGACTCTCCGGGCCCACCACCCCTCACATCAacctgcctccctcccttcatGTGGGTGGGTAGTCctttgtatatatatatatcgtgTGCTTCACGCCACAGGTGCACCTGGAGGCACATTTggctctctcctttttctttccctgcTTGGGGTGCGTGTGGATACCCACTGCATCCTTTTGCGGCGCTCATCGCGCACCCCACAAGGGGCGTGCGACTCTCCTCTGGACACAAGCCGTTTCTCGACCTCCCTTTCAAGTACGTGTCCTCTCGCCCTTCGCCTCACATCGTTCCTTCTTCATctatcccccctcccctcccccgatCTCCGCCACTGTTGGCACTCGTTCTTCTTTGCTTGTCCTGGCGAGGGGCCTCTTTTGTCGTGGCGCGGCCCCCCTTCTTTGATGAGTTCCTCAActcctgcacgcgcacaacgcacacacacacacacacataagcGTTCTTTGTTTCTACCCAGGAAAACTGCTCACAGCGAGGGGcattccctcccccccacacacacgggcacacgctGTGATtgacccccctcctcctctccttgttTCTTTCTCCATTACCTTCTTTGCTCTGGTAGCTCCTCGATCGAAAGGTGCTTGactctcactctctctctcctccctgtgcacgcttgtgcgcgtgtctgggCACGAGTGTCACGTGCCGTCTTCAGCCAGCTGAGGAGCAGCACTTGACTCATagctgcacgcacgcccactCACTATCGCGAACTTGGCTGCGCagggaaggaagaggaggacagCCACAACGAAGAGATTAAACCGAAACTCAGGGGGCCGCGCATGCACCCAAGAGAGAAGCCGGATCCGCCCTCACACGTACCACTGCTTCACACAGGTCGACTCGCATGCCATTTGTGGTTACTTTGTCGTCCCTCCTTTTCACTCCTGCCCGCCCGCTTCACAGGGGACGTCTAGCAGAAGCGTAGGCCTTACTAAGCAAGAGGCGTAACACGGATAAgtccacacacgcgcataaCAAGGGACGCCCCAGGCGCACTACTACAAGTACGAGCACCACCAAcgcccctcccgccccccaGGGACTGGGAGAAACACACGCGCCGACTTGCCCTTCTTCACATATACTTCAGCCCAGACTCCCCGTTAAACCGTTGACTTTCTGTGTTCTAGGAGACGAAGGAAAGGAAGGCCTCGGCACTCCCCttgtctccccctcccccctcccccctccgccagGCCGCAGTGCGTTCTAAGCGACAGAGACCGtcccccgccctctctcctcctcgcacgcGCTTGCCAGTGGTGCTGTGGGCCGGCGCAACTTGACACGCACCCGCGCACATTCATACGGCACTCCCTCTCGCGTCTCTTTCTAATTCCTTCTCTCGTtgtgcgcgtggcggcgcactgGCGGGTTGCGTGAGGAAGCGAGTCTTCACTGACAAGAGCGGAAAACTAAAACTGTATCATAATGCAGCGCGGTGGCGATCGCGCTTTAGGCACCCGCATCAGCAGGGGAACAGGGATAGGCATCCTCCCCCTGTTGCGCAGTCGATGGATCGCCCTCAGGCTCAGTCAGCAGAAGTGCTGGCCCCGATATCACACAACGCAGTCGTCACTGCGCTCTTGCTGTGTACGGACGCTGTCCCTGTGGCGGTCTTGGCCAGCGTCCCCCTCGCCATCATCGCTACGGTGCACGGCGaccacgtcgtcgtcgtcgccgcctccctcgcgGGCCTCCTTGTGGTGCCCTTGCCGAGGTGCAACGGGCTTCCTTCGCGGCCGCCACACGTCCCCTCTACTCCGTCTGCAACACCATTTCTGCAGCTCTTTATCTGCTTCTCCATTTTACGCGTCGGGTGCTCACTACTGCTCATCTTCCGGCATTTTCGGCCCCACCCGCACTGCCCTCGGCTCTGGTGCGTTGCGTCGTGCGTTGGAAACTGCAAAAGCCTCGGACGGTGGTGAGGGGGTCGACATGGTAGCCAGCACCGACAATGGGGCGACGCCGAAGCGGATCAGGAAGGCGTCAGCGGGTCTCAAGACCCCAACCGCAACAGGGAAGAGGAAATACACTCGAAGGGCCACTGCTGTTGCGTCTAAGGGAGTGGCTGAGGCCGTTGACAGCGCTACCGTGTGCGCATCTGCATCgagctcctccgcctccggcaCTGGAGCGAAGCATTGCCCATCGACGCACCggggcggcgacagcgcctcGGACACGGACGCTCATGGCAcccgagaggaggaggaggtgtacAGTGGACAGTATGAGTTGTCGCCCGAGGAGACGTACCGGCAAACAAGTGAGCGCCTGCTACTCCCCCTGAACGCCGTTCGATTTGTGCTGAGGCAGGCGAAGGAGGGCGCCACGATCCCCTTCCTTGCGCGGTACCGGCAGGGCGAGACCGGCCGAATGGACGAGACGCAGTTGCGCCTTGTCATGGATACCGCCAAGGAAGTGGCTgaggtgcaccgccgccgccagttCATGCTGCGAAGTCTGGAAAGTCGAGGCTTGCTGACGCCAGCGCTCCAGACGGCTCTCGAGTCCATGGTGCACGTCAGCCAGCTCGAGGATGCTTGGGAGCCGTATAAAGAGCGTCGAACAAGCCTTGCCTCGCGCGGACGCGCTGCAGGGCTCGGCCCGTACGCCGacgccctcctccacttcAACCCCGAAGACCCCAATTGCAAGGCGCGCCTCGACGAGCTGAGCGCGTTTGTGCGTCGCACTGACAATGGGGAGCGGTTGCTGACCGCTATTGTGGCCGAAGACGTGCAGCGAACCGAagagctgcggcgccgactTGGCGAGTACTGCCGTCACACGGCGCGCCTGTCGTCCACACTGATGGCGAAGCCACGGAAGAAGGCCGCGAAGGAGCTGCATGAGGAGAGCTTCGACGCGCTGTGCAAGCACTTCGCCTACTACGACAATAAATCATGGTCAGTCCAGCGCGTCGCGGCGCACGTTGtcctggcgctgcagcgcggcgaggCCAAGGGCGCACTGAAGGTGGACACGGCGTCAGGTCCGAAGAGCCACGGGTTGTTCATGCACACGGTTCGCGAGCAGTACCCCTCCCTGAATCGCCTGCtatcgtcgtcatcgtcttCGGTGCCCACCGCggacggcgctggtgcctACTCCCACGTCTTTCGCGATTTCGGCTATGGACGGAAGATTGTGCATGCCGGCTTGCAGGCCGCGTACGACCACCTCGTGAAGCAGGCACACCTTGCGATTCGGCGAGACTTGAAGAAGAgcgcggagcaggaggccaTTGTCGTGTTTGCGCACAATCTGCAGCACATGCTTCTCCAGCGACCTCTCTCCCGCTCGCGGATCTTGGCGATGGATCCTGGCTTGGCGAACGGCGTGAAGTGCGTGGCGCTGGATGAGAACGGCGCAGTTGAAACCTTCTTCACCTGCACCCTCATGGACGAGCAGAAGATGCGGCGCTACGTCATTCAGGTGGTCGAGTCGCGGAGGTTGAACAAGGTCGTGATTGGCAACGGGACGGCGTCTGGCCGCGTGACGGACTTGATTGCGGACCTCATCAAGCAGCAGAAGTGGACAGATGTGGAGTTTGCCGTCGTGAGTGAGGCGGGTGCGAGTGTGTACTCCGTGTCTGATATTGCGAAGGAGGAGTTTCCCAACCTCGACGTCATGTACCGTGGCGCGGTGAGCATCGGCCGTCGCGTACTGGACCCGTTGAGCGAGCTGGTAAAGATACCCGTGCGCAGCATGGGCATCGGAATGTACCAGCATGACGTGAACGAGAGGGAGCTGATGCGGGAGTTGAACTACGTGCTGGAGTCCTGCGTCGCCAAGGTTGGAGTCAACGCAGCCAGCGCGAACCGCTACGTCATGGAGAAGGTGCCTGGGATTAAGAAGAGAATTGTGGACCAGATTGTGCTGGCGCGCCATGCAAAGAAGCTGCATAGCCGTGAAGACTTGCGGCGGGTGCCGGCCATGACGGAGAGCGTCTACGAGCAGATCGCAGGCTTCTTCCGCTTCCCTAACTCGCCAGAGCCACTCGACAACACGAATATCCACCCCGAGTCTTACCCGCTGGTGCGGCGTCTCGTGACGCTGTACACGGCGGGCCAGCTGGGGGACGCCGAAGTGATGGCCGAGAAGCtgggggaggcggcagaTGGTGCGGCGATGGCACTCGGTAGCGCACGCATCCGCCAGCAGGTCGCCcagcagctggagcgcaTGTCTCCCGCTCAACTGGCGAACCTGGCCTCTGAGAAGCTGTCTTGCAGCGTAGAGACGCTGGAGCTGTTACGTCAAGAGCTGCTTCACCCGGGCTTGGACCCGCGCGTTTCGCTGCCGCACGCCGGACTACTGCGCCGCGAGGTATACGACGTGAAAAATCTCCGTTCCGGCGAACTGCTCTCCGGTGTCGTGCAGAGCGTCACCATGTTTGGTGCGTTCGTTGACTGCGGTCTGCACGACTCCGTGCTCTTGCGCGGTGAGGGcgtggatgcgctgcaggtggGCATGTACCTGGACCAGTGTATTCGCTTTGACTGCCTTGACCACCTGAAGCGTCCGCGGGTGTTCTTGGTGCGCGCTGGTGCTCCTGCTGCCCCTGGCGACAGCGCAGATGCCGGGAAGGGATGCGCGCTGTCGGCCGCGCCTCGACGGCTTCGGTTGGAGGCCGAGGATGTTCTCGGTAGAAACGGTCGAGGCTTCGTCAGCCAAGCTTCACCCGACGCGCGCCTCTACGACTTAATGGCGAGCAGCGCGGAGGGGGATGTGACAGCAGCTGGGCCGACACTGACCGCGCGGGTGATGCAAGAGCGtgagcgccgcgccgaggaggtgctcgGTAGCGCAAACGTCACCCCGGTGACCGGTGCGatgagggaagaggagagcagcCAGGTGAACCTGACATCTCGCCAGCACCTGTCTCACCCTCTGGTGGGGAAGCGAGCCCGGGAGAAGTCAGAGGCGGATGCGCCCCTTCGCCACGCGCCGCGGCGTGTGGAGGATGTCGTCgttgcctctgctgccgctcgtcCGCATTCGACCCTGTCCATGCAGTCGCCGAAGTGTTTCACCACAAACGGCGCCTGCGCGAAACCGCCTGCAAGCGCCTTGCAGACGTCGAGGCCGGCTGCTCGGAGAGTAGACACGGGGGATGTCAGTGGTCAGCATAGCgccggcggtgacggcggtgacgcggTCTTCTTATTTTGAGGTGCGTCGCGCGGTGTCGCTGAGGGCTGCTTCCGGGTTGTGCTGGAGGCGCTACGCCTTCTCTGCGTTGCATTCTTTCGTTTTTCCTTCCTGGTTGTGCCAGTACCTTTGGCTGGTGGTGCGCTTGAGACGGAGTGAGcccgctgctgtgtgcgtgtgcgggtgtgtgcgctgtgTCCAAGCGCAGAGGAGCGCTGGATGCGATTGCTGCCGTTCGAGGGCGAGGGAAAGAGGGAAtggggaggagagcgtgtgtgcgtatgtgtgtgtgcatgcatgcatgcatgaGGTGGGAAGGTCCGATAGCTGCGCTCAtcagctctctctctctggctcGGCTCAGCTTCGGTGCCGCTTCctcctttccttttgtgGTGCTTCTCGTGACGCGTCTCAGTGCCCCACTGAGCGGCGAGGTATCGACGAGCTggcaagagggagggagggcggttCGAGTAAACGATTGTCATACACGTGCTCGTCTGCGAGCTACTCGACGTCGAggcggaaaagaaaaagggccacacgcacacagacacacgtgcGGGCACGGGAGCACTTTGAGCTGTGCTCATcgcatgcgtgcacgcgtatcgttttcgtttctttGGGGAGGGGCCTTTGTCCATTCCACTTTTGGTCACTGGAAAAGAAAAGTGACGAGAGGGGTAGAcccgtgcatgtgcgcatgcgttttctctctccatctatttccctccccctccctgctctCCCCGTCCTCCCCGCTTGCCTCGGCACAACGCTGACCCACGCCCTGGCGTGTGCGGTCATTCAGTGGCATAACACAAACAAaagcggcgtgcgtgcactgATGACTCCAGTCAGAAGGTAAGTGCGCTGATCAACCGTAGCAGCGTGCATGTGTACACGTACCTCACCATCCTCATGGTgacttttttttgttggGCTCTCCCGCTTCtctttgtgtttttttttttagcAGTAGAgaccacacgcgcacagcgtGCTGACACGACCGCTCTTCTTCCGATACATCGAGTTGCGCAGCGGACGcgtgctctccctccctctctctctccttttgtttCTCGTCTCTCCGCCGTTGCCCGCCTTTAAAAGGACCTACACGAGTAGCCGATGTTGGCGATACACGTGTATCCTCACGATATGCGCTGCggtcgcggcggtggtggtcatTGAGGCTACGATGAGGGTGAGCGATGGGGAGGGCGTGACGGTGaccgtggtggcggcaacaTGCGCGAGTGCCGCGGCCGCGAGAACTAGGTCATCAACGTTGCCGAGGAGAACGCGCGAACGTTGGCGAGCGCGTCAGTCCCTGTCGACACGAGCTGCTTTCCGATTGACTTGTCTGAGAGCGAGTTCAACACCTACGCCAGGTCCTACTAGTTCCTGGAGAGGTGCAAGGACGTGGCGGGTCAAATGTGGAGGATCGACGTCCAGCACGAACTCCTTCGCTCGATCCATAAGAAACACCTGACCGAGTCGGACACGCGGACTTCAGTGTAGGTGGAGGGTCTCTGCGCTGGCAAGGGGCACACCACTCTGTCTGCGAAGAAGCTGGGCATCGGGGACGGTTTCTTCGTTGAGTGTACGTGGAAGGAGGACGAGGGTCTGGCTCCGATCGTGGAGCATCAGCTCTTTGCGGGCTTTTTTGTTCGTTGCCGCACCAAGTTAACGAtggaaacgaaaaaaaatgggAGAGCGAGTCTGCAGACCCGCAGGGGCAccgaaaacacacacacacacacccacaatGGGGACACCACCACTGCGCACTCTTGACGCTGGTGGGAGAGGATATCTGATGTTGCACCGGGAGCGTGGTTGTGCGCCCTCTGCGCACTGACCTCATCCCCTTCGCTCCGGCGCACGTCCTCGCCGCACAGCAGGCGAGCTTCGCGTGTTTtgtggcgcggctgcttctcATCATTGAGTTCCTTTCgtgggagaggggtgtgggGTATGTGCGTGGGCGACGCAGGTTTTCCTTGTTTCTACTCTGTGAGCGTCCTGCTGTCGAATGCTCAAGCTCACTCGTAcatcctcctctctcttgtggTTCCCCCTTGACCGCCTCTTCATTGTACCCCCTTCATCACTGCTCCCACCCACTCTTCCTGGTCGTTGTGTGCTTGTGTTTGCTCTGGTACTTGCGGCGCATGCACGCGGTGAACTTGCGTGCGCAGCTTATCGGTCACTCATCCATCCATCCAGCATTACTCTATTttcttgcgtgtgtgtgtgattggggtgggaggggacttttttcttgctctggtcctcctccccttccctcttcgccgctgcccaccATTGCGCTGTTGGCTTCGATTTCTTTTTCGTTAATTCGTATCGTTGGGTCGTtgcgccgcccgcccgcccctcccccctcgcttCCTCCTCTGGGCCTCTTCCGTAGTTGTTCGCCCATCATCGTCGAGCTGATcggctgcgtgcgtgtaccAGCCGTCACACACGAAAGAggcgggaggaggcagaAGAAGGCAACGGAGGAAAATACAAAAGTCGGCGTCTCCTTTGGTtctccaaaaaaaaattgaAGGCATTTTCTGCTGCCTGCTGTGCGTTAGTTGTATCCTTCTCGCTGCTCGCCTTTTCGCCACAGGattgctggtgctgctctcgtgtctgtctgtgtgtgtgtgtgtgcttgcaaGCTTGCCTTTCTACTTCCTGCCTCTCGGcgacccccccctccaccctgtgtttctctccttctcctgaCTCGCATCCGTCTTTGTCCCACTTGCCCCGTGAGCGCGGTCTGGCTTGTTCTCGGAACATCTGAAAgagacacccacacccacacgcacacacacaccgcgcTGATCAAAGAAATTTTGTTcttgtctccctcccttcaccATGTCTGAGGGCGAACTGCGGGTGTACTCGTGGGAGGAGATCGCGAAGCACACGAATGATGACGACTGCTGGGTGGTGATGTACGACAAAGTGCTGGATGTGAGTAAGTGGCTGCAGGAGCACCCTGGCGGCCTCGACCCCATCAAGGACATGGCTGGCATGGATATCACGA
The sequence above is drawn from the Leishmania mexicana MHOM/GT/2001/U1103 complete genome, chromosome 11 genome and encodes:
- a CDS encoding transcription modulator/accessory protein,putative, with the translated sequence MVASTDNGATPKRIRKASAGLKTPTATGKRKYTRRATAVASKGVAEAVDSATVCASASSSSASGTGAKHCPSTHRGGDSASDTDAHGTREEEEVYSGQYELSPEETYRQTSERLLLPLNAVRFVLRQAKEGATIPFLARYRQGETGRMDETQLRLVMDTAKEVAEVHRRRQFMLRSLESRGLLTPALQTALESMVHVSQLEDAWEPYKERRTSLASRGRAAGLGPYADALLHFNPEDPNCKARLDELSAFVRRTDNGERLLTAIVAEDVQRTEELRRRLGEYCRHTARLSSTLMAKPRKKAAKELHEESFDALCKHFAYYDNKSWSVQRVAAHVVLALQRGEAKGALKVDTASGPKSHGLFMHTVREQYPSLNRLLSSSSSSVPTADGAGAYSHVFRDFGYGRKIVHAGLQAAYDHLVKQAHLAIRRDLKKSAEQEAIVVFAHNLQHMLLQRPLSRSRILAMDPGLANGVKCVALDENGAVETFFTCTLMDEQKMRRYVIQVVESRRLNKVVIGNGTASGRVTDLIADLIKQQKWTDVEFAVVSEAGASVYSVSDIAKEEFPNLDVMYRGAVSIGRRVLDPLSELVKIPVRSMGIGMYQHDVNERELMRELNYVLESCVAKVGVNAASANRYVMEKVPGIKKRIVDQIVLARHAKKLHSREDLRRVPAMTESVYEQIAGFFRFPNSPEPLDNTNIHPESYPLVRRLVTLYTAGQLGDAEVMAEKLGEAADGAAMALGSARIRQQVAQQLERMSPAQLANLASEKLSCSVETLELLRQELLHPGLDPRVSLPHAGLLRREVYDVKNLRSGELLSGVVQSVTMFGAFVDCGLHDSVLLRGEGVDALQVGMYLDQCIRFDCLDHLKRPRVFLVRAGAPAAPGDSADAGKGCALSAAPRRLRLEAEDVLGRNGRGFVSQASPDARLYDLMASSAEGDVTAAGPTLTARVMQERERRAEEVLGSANVTPVTGAMREEESSQVNLTSRQHLSHPLVGKRAREKSEADAPLRHAPRRVEDVVVASAAARPHSTLSMQSPKCFTTNGACAKPPASALQTSRPAARRVDTGDVSGQHSAGGDGGDAVFLF